Proteins encoded in a region of the Podarcis muralis chromosome 6, rPodMur119.hap1.1, whole genome shotgun sequence genome:
- the PTX3 gene encoding pentraxin-related protein PTX3 has protein sequence MLSFVILFFALWSPSTSQNQDEYDDLFFFNFDNEVESVIPATEESISCDCQREHTEWDKLFIMLENSQMKENMLLHSLDEILKVELQAVRGEMLQLVQTLAGTCTTSTEKAASQIVSQMGQMLAKSSRQTEDFPGVPHVSAEGKILKEILQLSQNMSSRLGHIEHTWQRGAEVDAQQRGFLQRDRSRDMASGGGSILNSLWQELQETKAELKEAQKRTTQHLLPFGCEMALLFPMRSKKIYVSVHPTSTMVLYSFTVCTWVKVTEILDKTIVFSYGTKINPQEIQLYLSNDSAVLAVSNDKNKVMAQHVVSSGRWIHLCGVWSTVNGSISLWANGKVVAASTEIAENHIVPDGGILKIGQEKNRCCDGGSLDESLAFSGKITGFNIWNRVLSGKEITRQAGEEACNIRGNLVGWGVTELLPHGGAQYVLGP, from the exons ATGCTTTCCTTTGTGATCCTGTTTTTTGCTCTCTGGTCTCCCTCAACTAGTCAGAACCAGGATGAGTATGATGACCTCTTTTTCTTCAATTTTGACAATGAAGTTGAAAGTGTAATTCCTGCAACGGAAGAAA GTATTTCGTGCGACTGCCAGCGAGAACACACAGAATGGGACAAACTCTTCATCATGCTTGAGAACTCCcagatgaaagagaatatgctgcTCCACTCCCTCGATGAAATCCTTAAGGTGGAGCTGCAAGCGGTGAGAGGGGAGATGCTCCAGTTAGTGCAGACCTTGGCTGGCACGTGCACCACTTCCACAGAGAAAGCTGCCTCCCAAATCGTCAGCCAAATGGGCCAGATGCTGGCAAAAAGCAGCAGGCAAACTGAGGACTTTCCCGGGGTGCCTCATGTATCTGCGGAAGGGAAGATCCTCAAAGAGATTCTGCAGCTGAGCCAAAACATGTCCAGCAGGCTGGGTCACATTGAGCACACTTGGCAGAGGGGAGCCGAGGTGGATGCGCAGCAGAGGGGCTTTCTGCAGAGAGACCGATCCAGAGACATGGCAAGTGGGGGCGGTTCCATCCTGAATTCGCTATGGCAAGAACTGCAGGAAACCAAAGCTGAACTGAAAGAAGCCCAGAAAAGGACCACACAGCACTTGttgccatttg GTTGTGAGATGGCCCTTTTATTCCCAATGCGCTCCAAAAAGATATATGTGAGTGTTCACCCAACTTCCACAATGGTGCTCTACTCCTTCACTGTCTGCACATGGGTTAAAGTGACGGAAATTCTAGACAAAACTATTGTATTCTCCTATGGGACAAAGATAAATCCCCAAGAAATTCAATTGTATCTGAGCAACGATTCAGCTGTTCTTGCTGTAAGCAATGACAAAAACAAGGTCATGGCCCAACATGTCGTCTCGTCTGGACGGTGGATTCACCTTTGTGGCGTTTGGAGCACAGTTAATGGAAGTATTTCACTGTGGGCAAACGGGAAGGTGGTGGCTGCCTCCACAGAAATTGCTGAGAACCACATCGTTCCAGATGGTGGGATTTTGAAGATTGGCCAAGAAAAGAATCGCTGCTGTGATGGAGGCAGTCTCGATGAATCTTTAGCTTTCTCCGGGAAAATAACTGGCTTTAATATTTGGAACAGAGTCCTCAGTGGCAAAGAGATAACAAGACAAGCTGGAGAAGAGGCTTGTAACATTCGTGGCAACTTAGTTGGGTGGGGGGTTACAGAGCTTCTGCCTCATGGAGGAGCTCAGTATGTTTTGGGGCCCTGA